Part of the Hippoglossus stenolepis isolate QCI-W04-F060 chromosome 4, HSTE1.2, whole genome shotgun sequence genome is shown below.
cgatatttgtgtttgtctgtcacgTGCAGGACCTTGTTTGTTAGTCTCAGGGAAGCTCAGGGGAGAACTGTAATATCTTCAACCCTTGTGGAACATCTAAAAGGCATTTCATGATAAAGGGATTCAACTGGTGGTAGTGCCTTCGATTCTGCCTTTCTTTTACCCTTGTTTTATTGAAAGCATGTGTTTTACATTGTATCGTGAGATTTGCACTGATGGAATAAAAGCATTTCGTGAATGTTTGGTTTTGGGATTTTATTCAATGTCATTTTGTGTATCGGGCAATCGTTTTTTACTCAATGGCAAATACTCACACCAACTTGctataataaaaaccaaaatgcaccatgaaatgattaaaaaaacgCAAAGGGgagagaaacaataaaaaatgtggcGAATGAATGGTGTCCAGAAAGTGTATCGCAATGGCTCTTTTTAATGTGAGTCAATGCaacagtttcatatttaaattgaTCAATGGTAAGTACATTATTTAAGATATGCTATTAGGTGGACTTGTTATTGAATTATAAatacttgagtatttccatgtaatgctactgtaaaatattcagCATTTTACTCTTATTTGTCTGACAGCAAATGTACAAATTCtatatttttacacaaaacaacatgatCTCACAAACTATCGTTTTTAGTGATGTAACcaaacatttcataaaatgtCTTCCTCATCCAGCTACAGCATCAAACCTGTGAAAATGCGAACACTGTGctgacaaatcttttttttattcttaattcCAGACTTTTACGCGCGGACTCGGGCAGCTCCCCGGAGTGAGTCACAAGGTCCAGAGACGTCTGTGTTCCACTTCCCTGTGTGGACCAGGGCGTACCTCGCCTCCCCTCCTCACCACCCACTCACACTCCACTTCCCTCTGCGCTGCCCTGTGCTTTCTCCCccctttcatcctcctctccggTGGATTCATGCTCAGCTCTCGCCCTCCTCGGTCGCCATGCAGAACAACCACCACAAGGAGCACCTCTATAAGATTCTTGTGATAGGGGACCTCGGGGTCGGCAAGACCAGCATCATCAAGCGGTATGTCCACCACAACTTCAGCCCCAACTACCGAGCCACCATCGGCGTGGACTTCGCCCTCAAAGTCCTCAACTGGGACCAGGAGACGGTGCGCCTTCAGCTGTGGGACATCGCAGGTACGGTCCCGACTTTTACGCACGGCTCACGTGGAAAAAGCAgacaaacaagaggaaaaacaaacgtGTAGAAGTTGAGGAAATATGATGAGAAATTTAAAATTCTCAACACGAAGTTAGTTTGTGTGATTTACTATTGTGTGACTCAAACTTTACGCACGTTTTTGAAGCCAGACTCAGCCTTGGAGAACAGTAAAAGAACAAATACCCTATGTATAAGACATTTGTAGCATTTCTATTCTATTGTGATAGAACATACTGGTCAAAAAGGATGGATTACTTTATGggacaagtaaaaaaaaaaaaaatctttaaatgaaATTGGACATCCCTTTGgtagtaaattaaatcaagGGACTTTGTTGAAAATTCCCTATTAAGTTCAAATTAACTGAAGGCTACATTTTCAAATGAGGTATATTAGATAACGGTCACGGTGGAAATCACGTTTAGATTTCGATCACTACTGAATGATTGTGCTTCACAATCACAGTGAAAACTATTACAATGAAATCCACTTTTGCATTTCACTCAAAGTTTGAGTCAAAGCTTTcccaataaaaactaaaatatttatcaTAGCTCCACCGCTCAAATGAAAACCatattctttctttattcttccAGGGAAGGTAATACATTATTTCatctcagagtgtgtgtgtgtgtgtgtgtgtgtgtgtgtgtgtgtgtgtgtgttgtgtgtttgtgtgtgtgtgtgtgtgtgtgtgtgtgttgtgtgtgtgagaggcctGAGAATAAAAACTCACATTAAACTCATACTTTCTGAAGTCTTAGTGTTTGAGGTTAGAATTATAAAGAAGAGTGATcccaaagaaaatataaatatgtaatttctCCATTTCCATACAACCATGATGTTACGGGCTATCCAAGGTTGGTGTTTCTCATCTGTACCAGCTGACCCGTTACTCAACCCACATCCTTTGGGCACACATTTCTACAATTACACGCTTCCTTTCAAATTACATTCCCAAGGAAACCAGAATCACGATCACATACTCTATAATActgaattattatatattctatattttgttGAAAATATATACAACCTATACCtaacttttatttacaaactgtatttacagACATCTGTGGATATAAAATCTAATTCATTCATGTATTAACTATTAAGTAATTTAGTCATGTAATTAGCCTTATTTCATATTTTGAGAGCTGCATGACCTCATGACAGATCACTATGACACCACATGATGGATCACCATGATACCACATGACATAAGAGAGTAGCCATGGCAACAGCCTGccacatcattattatttttagtgtaaatcactgtaaaaaaaaaatgtcgtaacataaattaaaatatcCAAATTGTGCCAGATGACAACACACAAATCTCACTTTACCTAAATTTACACCACCGAGTAATTCGAGCACACTACCATCCAATTATATATCCATACATACAATTATACActatgtataataatacactaagtacaataaaaacagtaatTCAGTCTTGAACCTTTTGGTACCACTAATTACCTCTCCATCCTTTCACACTGAGCAGCATGTCCTTCTCTGTCTGTAGGATCTGTGCGATACCCTGAGCTCTTTTGAAATGTTATTCTATTTCCTTGTTTGATCAGTAGATAGAAATTAGAGAAATTGTCATGTTCCTTCCTCATGAGTAGAATTCTTTGATTGGGGCAGGGCGAGCGCAGACGTCACGGGTTTACACAGACATTCGACTGTGATGCTGTTGGGTACGATAAAAAAAGCTAAAGGCTGCAGCGCTTTCGTCTCACATGAGTGTCGGCTGAGGGTTAGAAGAATTCTCTGACCCGCtgctctctcccctcctgtGCTCCCTCACCAGCGAGCGCAAGCAGTCATGTGTCTCAAACTCATGTGAGGGAGATTTGAGTCCCAAGCTCTTGTGTACAGAAAGCTTCTATTGTGATGTGAGGATGAGTGTCTCCCTCAGAGGAAACTTCTGCAGGTCCTGTAGAGTACGTGCTCCCTGCGTGGGCCCTGAAGTTAGAGAAGTCCTATGGGGCTGAAAACGTCAATTGTAGTTCTGAATTATTTAGGATTAACTCTACCCACTACAGAATCATAAAGAAAGAGCCTGTGAAGATTTTGTCTCATAAAAAATATGtcccttttaaaatgaatacGTTTGAATCTATGAGACCCAACCAAAGACTGACTGTTCTTCACCCAGCGCTGCTGTGAGCTTGTTTGAGGATTTGAGGATGGACTGAAGTTTTCTCATGTCACAGATGTAATAAATCACTGACTGCTTTGAAGCATTTCCCAAGACAAATAACAACTTCaaccattttatttttgttggcCATTTTTCTGTGGCCTACAGCGACACAGTGGCCTGTACACGGAGACATGACTGAGTTATACTGCTATCATTACTTTTGAAATCCCATAGATGTGCTGTGCACGTTGAGCTGTGGGACTCATGTGGCTTCAGAACATTCAGACACAATATCAAGATGAACTGCAGATGTTTGGGGCATTAACGCTACTTTATCTCAACTGAGTTTTCTTCCAAAGTTAAAAGTTTTCTCACTGGTTTAAAGTGGGCAATGCTCAGTTTGAATGGATGATATCACATATTTGTGTGCACCAGTCTGCAGTAAGCAACGTGGAATCAAATTCTAGTAAGAGTTGTGGGGTTTAGTTGAGTTTTTCTATTAGCCAAACACATAACTAGTAACACCTAtgggtttctttttctttttctgaactTTAACTTATATTATTGcttatttcattatatatatatatatatatatatactgtaaggGTTGCAGGTGGGGGGCTGGgatccaatcccagctgacattgggcgagaggtggggtacaccctggtcGGGTCACCAGCATATCCATCATACACAGACCAACAAatattcactctcacattcacacctaaggtcaatttagagtctccaattaacccaactccaatctgcatgtctttggccTGCTGGAGGAAGCCGGAGCACCTAGAGAAAACCCACCAGACatggagagaacatgcaaacctgctgtgaggcgacagtacCAACCACTGCCTATGTGGCGTCCTCATGGTATATTTGTAATgatatagaaaaatattttaaacacagGCCGTAAAACATCCTCGAATAATGCATGTGAAAATGAACTTATCAACAAAATAACTTATACAGAAAGGCAGGAACAGTTTTTTCACTTGGTGTATGATGATACTATAGTGATATGTGTTGTAATATAATACAGGTTCTGCCCATGATGCTGTAAGTCCTCGAACCAGACACACATCCTCCCAGGTGTTCAGCAGCCGACCCTGTGCTCTCGTCCATATGTGCTGAAGAGCAGGTGAACAGAAAATGAGCACAGTTACATGTAGATTTATATAAACTCCATTTAGTACGATGCAAACTGCATTTGGGAGGAACGCCttagaaaatgtctttttattctGCAACTATGCAGCTGCTACTGATGGTGGAGTTGTGGATGGTAAAATCCGTGTGGATACAACATTCCAACAGAGCTTATCGAATTAATTTTACCCTGAGGAATTTTTACAGAGAAGAACttcacagacacgcacacacacgcacacgcacgcacgcacgcacgcacgcacgcacgcacgcacgcacgcacgcacacacacacacacacacacacacacacacactacagatACCTCTCACCTCATCAAATCCTGCCTCTATCTCCCTCTGCATCTTGTGTCTTACTACAGTGCTTTTAACTGTAAAAGCATGAATGAGAGTGTGGAGGTTATAGACGAGGTGAGATATGTAAATAATGTGTCCACGATGGCACATATCAGACAGGAGTGTGATAAACTAAGTAAATTGAATGACTTGTGTAAGAGTTTGTGTCTGATTGCTGAAATGACACTGCATTTCTTTTATCTTCCTGAGTGGCATCATGCAGGTGATCTATGTGCACGGAActaaatggaaacaaaacatACTGAACATGCATCAATGAAGCTATGCATTTAATAccatttttgtgtgtgcatgtgtacgtgtgtgtgtgtcttccaggTCAGGAGAGGTTTGGCAACATGACTCGTGTGTACTACCGTGAGGCCATGGGCGCCTTCATTGTGTTCGACGTCACCAGGCCCGCCTCCTTCGAGGCCGTGGCAAAATGGAAGGAGGACTTGGATTCCAAACTGACACTTGCCAATGGGAAGAATGTAGCCACTGTGCTTTTGGCTAATAAATGTGACCAGGGCCGGGACGTGCTCATGAATAACGGAATAAAGATGGAGCAGTTCTGCCAGGAGAACGGCTTTGTGGGATGGTATGAGACATCTGCCAAGGTGAGAAcgatgggacacacacacacacacacacacacacacacacacacacacacacacacacacacacacacacacacacacacacacacagaagaagtcGCTGTGAATACAATGACCGGCCTTCAACAGGAGCTCTGAGGTTTAAGCCCCCATGTCAGCGGGCGTGCCCTCGTTGTGTAAATGTCCTTTAGGAGCAGCTGACTCCTGACCAGCTCCACTGTGTCAGACGGAGCACCTGATCGCCCCGTGGAGATGCCACCACAGACAGAGGCACATTCAGGAGGTGAAGAAATCCTTTAAAAATGCTGAGTGGAACGAGTCCATTTAGTCTTAGTGTATGAATAAAGCCTCAATCATTGAGCTGTGCTGATTTTCCACAGAAGACATTCCTCCCGTGTCATTGAACTGGGGCAGCTGGGAATGTATCAGTCCACAGTTTTCTATTGACTGGCACAGATCCTAAAGgagtagtttgacatttttcttttggaaaTGTGCTTTTATCATTGTCATGCTTAGAGTTAGATGACAGGATTGTTGCCTCTTTAATGTCCGTCCATAATTACAGAGTTGGAGCCAAGAGCAACTGATCAATTCACTATGAATACAAAGGAATTTAAGTTTAACTAACCAACTTGTTTTGTGCAGGTTAGATAAAATAACTGATGTGACTGATGAATTAACAGATATACCGATTAAGTATGATTATATACTatctatatttacattttaaaataaaaatctaaccAGAAAAGTAgaatatctatatctatatatggGTGGCTCTGAATGTGGATAAATATGAAAACCAATTTCTAAAGACATCCTCATTCCTAAGTAAATAGTACTAAGTATTTAGTAAAGAAATGTAGAGCAGCAAATAGAGCAGATAAATACCttgaaaaaaatttaaataacaaataataaacctTTCACAAAGCCTAAAGGAACTGAAGTTGCAGTATAATGCAGGACTCAGTGACACAGTCAGAAAAGCAGTGAGTGACTTGTGGCTGTGAAATGAGCTGAGGATTCACCCACctacacactaacacactgacacaccagCACAGGCCCTGATTATAGCAGCTAATGCTGAGCAGGAATCTCACAGTTggatgagaagaaaagaaaaaaacgactAAGACgtgcacatagacacacaagcacacacgtaTACAAACCTATGATACATTTATAAACAGCACAAAAAGGCACTCAGATTTAGCTACAAATGAAACACGCTGAATTTCTATTTGTGAACCCCTGTAAACTTGTGctaaagtgctatataaatgaagTTTATTAATTATGGTGCAGTATATAACATGTCATTTTTGTATACACTTTGTTTAGCTCTTTTACACCacattttttgtgattttcttaaTGTTAATGAAttgagacaaacagaaaataaacagtttggGATGTCCTTCTAAATACCAAAGATACAAACCAACAATCAGGTGATGAAAATAATTTGCTGTTGTGAAAGAACGATAGGGATGCCATGATAAATTGATGATTCAATCCGATGAAATTGAGGCAGAAAACCAGTAAATTgattgagacacacacacacacacacacacacacacacacacacacacacacacacacacacacacacacacacacacacacacacacacacacacacacacacacacacaaccagtcaTCTGACGTTGGACAAATCATAGAATGTCAcacagctggagctgctgtgtgaacAAAATCTTGCTGCTCCAGTGACCTGGTGTTCAGGGTGAATGTCCAGAGCTGTCTGCTCTGAGATTTATCTTTGCTTTATAAAAACATCCCATTTGGAAGTGTGCTGCCATCTTCCAACAGCTTCGGCCTATTTGAAACTGTAATGATGAATCAATTTGATGCCGTAAATGTCATATGTACCGATAAGCCACATGAATGCCAGATGAGTCATTTCCAACTTTTATCTAGATGTGCTCCGTGTGCAGAGAAGTGAAGCGGGCCGACTGTAGAGGAGGAgcagatttgttgttgttttattttggtgtaGCACAATCTTTGTCTCCAGATCTGTGCGGTAAGGATGACAGATcacgacacacacagatggtttGTATGTGTGAGAGGTTCAGGGCTCTGCAGACGCCACCATGTCACATCCCACTGAGCACTGTTTGAGCTCTACTGCTCCCGCAGTGGACTTCACATGttacaaaactgtgtgtgtgtgtgtgtgtgtgtatgtgagagagagagagagagagagagagagagggagaagggggaaGTTGATGGCCAGagaagataataataataggctGCAATCATTTCATAAagttttcagttcagtttgtttcacacacacacacacacacacacacacacacacacacacacacacacacacacacacacacacacacacacacacacacacacacacacacacacacacacacacacacacacacacagttgttccAGACCATTGTATTTTGTCTTCTCTCACTTGCCTGCCCCCATACTTCCTGTCTGTATCCAATTAAGCCAAAGCTTCTTCAGAATAACTTTTCGTAACGgc
Proteins encoded:
- the rab38a gene encoding ras-related protein Rab-38, producing MQNNHHKEHLYKILVIGDLGVGKTSIIKRYVHHNFSPNYRATIGVDFALKVLNWDQETVRLQLWDIAGQERFGNMTRVYYREAMGAFIVFDVTRPASFEAVAKWKEDLDSKLTLANGKNVATVLLANKCDQGRDVLMNNGIKMEQFCQENGFVGWYETSAKENINIDEAANCLVKHIIASEKDLLQSEVPDTITPQLEKDKGGTCSSCFRSQ